The Theileria equi strain WA chromosome 2 map unlocalized gcontig_1105316255037, whole genome shotgun sequence genomic sequence ACGTGATCCGAAGGATCCGCTTGGATATACTCGCTACATGCACAGTGTTGCCACGGACTCATTTACGGTTGGAAAGATTGTCGGTGTGTCATTCCCCGGTATCACTTTCCCAATTCCCGGGGTAACTAGGATTTACATATTCCTTCCggattctggagataaacCGATACTTTTGTACGTTGAAAAGTTGGACAAGATTTATAGTCAGTGGTCCGGAGATAACGATGAACCCGTCAATGGGTCTCATCATGAGGGGTACCTGTTTATGGAATTGTAGTGAACATTTGCGTTGgaagaattttgaaatcCTTCTACCTTTACGagattataaatttaacaCCCAAAATTAGCTTTAAAATCCCTAAAATGGGTATTAAGGATATTGGCAATAGTAATTGCACATGCAGGAAATTACACTCGACAAACAATGCAGTCAATCGCCTTTAGGGAAACTAACTAGAGGATTTAATTCCCATCAAATTTGGGTATGATATAAATTAGGAAAACAAACACGAGTTCGTAGTCTCTGGTTTTTACAGCTTCATTGGTTAATTCTCCTCTTGCCGCAAGAGTAAGCATGCACTGGAAATGTTTTCATTTACTGTGTGCACATTCTAAAACCATCAATCGCGAGTGCCTACAATGGGATCGTTTATAAACCAGAAACGGGATTTAAACTAGTTGCATAAATGTGCAAAGTCAAcatttcttccatatacacatttatgGTATGCATGCAGAGTACACTGCAACTATACATTGTTGTCATCCAACATCTAGACTCATTACAGCGATAATCGCCATTTTAGGCTTGCAAGCCATAAATACTTGTGAGGTATAGCATGGGTGACCCCATCGTTGCTAAATGACATTTTTATTTCACAATGAGAGTCCCTACGCTGATAATTTTTGCATTAACAAGATGCCTCGTCGATTCTTTGGATGTTAAGAACTTTGTACCTTCAGATGGATCTGCAGCAGAAGGCGCAGAAACGGATCCTCCCGCAGTTCAACAGGGTCAAGATGCCGTGCCGGAGCAACCTCCTCACGATGTTGTAGATCACAGAGAAAACCGCGCCTATGATGTAATACCTCCGCTAGAGGCTCGGGCTGCTGGGCTCTCTGGAGAATCTTCAGAGGAGGATGGACATGCGGTAAATCCATCAGCTGAAGGTATGCCAGATAGTGCCAAGGGGTCAGATGAGCGTACTAGTGAATGCAAAGAAACTGAATCATCTCATCTAAAAGGCACTTTAGCCTCTGAAAACAAGGATATTGTCCAAGCCAGCGCTGATAAAGACGGAGATTCAGAGGCCAGTGCCACATTTCTTTCCGAACTAAATACTGGATCATGCGCTTTCAGACTCTCCACAGAAATAATCGAGTGTGCTCTAGAGGCAGACAAGGCAATGAAGGAAGCGGAGGAACAAGTAAGAAAACTAACTGAAGACTATAAACGATCGTTGACAAACACAAGAGAAATTTGCGATACCCTTTTAAAGGTGATGGACTGTCACAGTGAACATTGTAAAGATTATAGCGACATTACAAAACAACTTGTAGAGTTTAGAGAAAGGCAAACATGCAGAATAGAACCAGATTTACTAACCTTTTTTCGTGACATCGTCGGGAAGATGAGAAATAAGGAAACGCACAGTGACTTTGAAAGCATAGCAAAGGAATTCGAGGACGCCGTAGATGAGTACGTGGACGGAATAACTCAGTACAGCGAAATATACAAAGCAGGTGCATACAAGACTCTAAGTAACGCTGTTAACTCCATGGAAAAGGTTCGGGAGGGGCTCAGGAAAGAAGCGCAAAAGAATGCAGAAATGAAGGCACTTCAGGTGCATGTAGACATGAGCATACAAGTTGTAATTTCAGCTACAGATTCACTGAGAACTCTCTTGAGCAAGCTTTTAGATTTCTAAAGTGTTCCTTTCAAGGAATTTGAGTCATTTAACCTAAATAGAGTATAATCTTCTGCAGTGTAAAGCCGTCTGGAAACATTTTCAGAACAACGCAAATAAATCCATACTACCTAAATGAGACATTCACATATAGCCACGTCTAGACTATTTGTATGATCCTAGTCACGCTTACAGTGACCCCTTCGCAGAGGTTTAATGTGACGTGTAGGATAAAGTTCACATTACACTTAAAGTAGCACACTCATGGCATGGTTACAAAATGCCACGCAAGACAAGTTTATAGGAAGATTATTCCTTATAAACAAGGCCAAGCGGCTCGACCATTTGGGGGATTTTATCATGCCCACTGTGAATCTCAAATCTGTGGGATACGCAAGGGTATAAAATCCATGTAAATAACCCGCACCTATGGTAGCTAATTTCTCAACAGACGGAAACTTACGGGAGCTATTTAGTGAGATGGGTGTTGATAACCATGGactccagtaataggaAACCCGAAGGACTGGATTAATAGAATGAAGGTTTTATAGAGGAATCACAATGAGaagttcttcctcttccttcacCTGTTCACCAAAAGTACCTTTGCATATAGAGAACACTTTGGAGAGTAGGAGAATGGAGTGCTATTGATGTACTTACACTTTAGTAAAGAGTCCATGATTCTTCTATAgatgacaaaagactaATGCCTCATTCAGTTTATAAGTTAGACAACCGATAAGGTATTTATAGCGATCTTTCCTGGCTCTATATGTTATTCCAGTCATGTCTATCCATAATGGAGTGTCGAAGACATTAGACACTTAACGGCCCTTAATGCATAGGGAAAGGGCATTTTAGACCGTGAATAGTGATcaggaggaataaatgtcTACATAATGCGTTATTTATCCCCATTAATCCCTACATTCCTGGGTTCCATTCCCAGTAGACAACATCCACAGTATCATTAACAGATCCAAGATATCTTGTGGATTACTTGTATCTTTGACTTGTCAAGGCTTATAGTCTTTGTTTTTCTTACTCTAATTTCCCTGCTACGCCTATTGCGTACTTTTCTAGTAAGACAACACGAGTGCATGCGCGTTTTGTCTATTGTTTCAGCCGCCTATAGCGCTCCTTGCTTATACTGAGACTCTATTTTCTATTCTTAAAAGAGTCTGCAAGATGAGAATTCTGGCGGTATTGTTGACGGTGTCTCTGGTGGGAGTCTGCCATGGGAAGGGTGGTAATAAGAAGCCACCAACTCAACCGGCAACTCCTACTGTTCAACAAGGAGATGCTCCAGTAAAGACAGTGTGTAGACAGAATCCTCCTAAGGCTCCTACTCAACCAGGATCAGTTCCTGAAGTTAGGCAGGAGCAAAAGTCAGCTACAAATCTCCAGGGTAGTGTCAAGAAAGAGCAAGACGAAGCTAAAGAACAACAACCAGCAGCTAAGCCTGTAACTCTGAGTGAACGTGCTAAAAAGGTTGATACAAAGTCGTTTGATGTGAGAGAATCTAGCTCTAATGGAGTGCCACTTTTGACATGCACACCAAAGTCTGATGTTGTAGTTACAGAACTCAAGTATGGTGACGAAACCATATGGAATAACTCTAGAGGGTCATGTTTATCAGCCCTAATACACTTTAAAGGAGAGAAGCCATATGTTGTAACAGTGCAGTAtagagagaatgaagaagaacatGTTATCTTCCTTCATTATAACGGTGAGAAGTGGGAAAATAACAAGAGAGAACATGAAAGAAAGCTTAACATACTGAGGGGAGTTCCTCCTAGTGAAGAGTCTTCAGTTACTGAGTCAGCTGAACAGTCTCTACTTACAACAtggtctaatggagacCCTACTCTTCTTAACCTGGCTCTACGGAACGCTGCTTCTACCGAGTGGTATcttgagaaaataaatgagaatTGGAACGATGTTGGAGGGAGAGTGTTTGAAGAAGGGCTTAGGATATTGAAAAGAGAACTTAAACATGCAATACCAATCACTCTTGACCTTGCCAATCCTAATAAATCCCAGATAAGTGTACAGACAGGAAACTATAGTGGAGTAGAATATAAGGGGTATACTCCGAAGAGAGGCCATTatttctcttctttctctAACGACGGAAGTCCTATCTGGACAATTTCTAGAGGTGAAAGGTGTTTCCTTGCACAGTCTTTTACACAGGGAAATTTTACTCTCTTTACTCTTGTAAGTGATTTTGGacacaaatattttgagaaacttgatggtaaatggagGGAGGTTACACTTGGTGACTTTTTAAATAAGCTAAATGAAATGAGAAAGTCTTGATCATCTCCTAATCattctactactactccatctcaaTCTTCTCAGTAGTGACTCCTTACTCcctctatggatataattcAGTATGTTTTCCCa encodes the following:
- a CDS encoding hypothetical protein (encoded by transcript BEWA_037090A), whose product is MRVPTLIIFALTRCLVDSLDVKNFVPSDGSAAEGAETDPPAVQQGQDAVPEQPPHDVVDHRENRAYDVIPPLEARAAGLSGESSEEDGHAVNPSAEGMPDSAKGSDERTSECKETESSHLKGTLASENKDIVQASADKDGDSEASATFLSELNTGSCAFRLSTEIIECALEADKAMKEAEEQVRKLTEDYKRSLTNTREICDTLLKVMDCHSEHCKDYSDITKQLVEFRERQTCRIEPDLLTFFRDIVGKMRNKETHSDFESIAKEFEDAVDEYVDGITQYSEIYKAGAYKTLSNAVNSMEKVREGLRKEAQKNAEMKALQVHVDMSIQVVISATDSLRTLLSKLLDF
- a CDS encoding signal peptide containing protein (encoded by transcript BEWA_037100A), whose translation is MRILAVLLTVSLVGVCHGKGGNKKPPTQPATPTVQQGDAPVKTVCRQNPPKAPTQPGSVPEVRQEQKSATNLQGSVKKEQDEAKEQQPAAKPVTLSERAKKVDTKSFDVRESSSNGVPLLTCTPKSDVVVTELKYGDETIWNNSRGSCLSALIHFKGEKPYVVTVQYRENEEEHVIFLHYNGEKWENNKREHERKLNILRGVPPSEESSVTESAEQSLLTTWSNGDPTLLNLALRNAASTEWYLEKINENWNDVGGRVFEEGLRILKRELKHAIPITLDLANPNKSQISVQTGNYSGVEYKGYTPKRGHYFSSFSNDGSPIWTISRGERCFLAQSFTQGNFTLFTLVSDFGHKYFEKLDGKWREVTLGDFLNKLNEMRKS